In the genome of Drosophila pseudoobscura strain MV-25-SWS-2005 chromosome 3, UCI_Dpse_MV25, whole genome shotgun sequence, one region contains:
- the kermit gene encoding PDZ domain-containing protein GIPC3, whose protein sequence is MPLFTRKTTKPGSAADNASQNSNNSDGGKGRASGGPATIQNNNNNNNNNSSPDYSKPPLVFHCQLAHGSPTGLIHDFSSVRELYQKIAECFDISEKDILFCTLNSHKVDMARLLGGQIGLDDFIFAHRKGRPKEIEIVKSQEALGLTITDNGAGYAFIKRIKEDSIIDRIEHICVGDHIEKLDGQNMVGKRHYEVARMLKDIPTGDTFTLRLVEPVRSGFQGIGPRSQSRATGSAGGGRNYGSGKETLRFKANGNAQIEPKFDEATVAGIDAINNLLESFMGINDTELASQIWDLGDKKSNSMDFAESIDNSDLESFGFTDDFIIELWGAITDARRKSTTSPK, encoded by the coding sequence ATGCCACTCTTCACGAGGAAAACCACCAAGCCGGGATCTGCCGCAGATAATGCCTCacagaacagcaacaacagtgaTGGGGGGAAGGGGCGTGCCTCTGGCGGACCCGCCACCATTcagaacaacaataacaacaacaacaataacagcagTCCCGACTACTCGAAGCCCCCACTGGTGTTCCACTGCCAGCTGGCCCACGGCAGCCCCACGGGGCTCATCCACGACTTCTCGAGCGTGCGGGAGCTGTACCAGAAGATCGCCGAGTGTTTCGACATCTCGGAGAAGGACATTCTTTTCTGTACGCTCAACTCGCACAAGGTGGACATGGCCCGGCTGTTGGGGGGCCAGATAGGGCTGGATGATTTCATATTCGCCCACCGCAAGGGCCGGCCGAAGGAGATCGAGATTGTCAAGTCGCAGGAGGCCCTCGGGCTGACCATCACCGACAATGGGGCCGGCTACGCCTTCATCAAGCGCATCAAGGAGGACTCGATCATCGACCGCATCGAGCACATCTGTGTGGGCGATCACATCGAGAAGCTTGATGGCCAGAATATGGTGGGCAAGCGGCACTACGAGGTGGCTCGCATGCTCAAGGACATTCCCACGGGCGATACCTTCACGCTGCGGCTGGTGGAGCCCGTGCGGAGCGGTTTCCAGGGCATTGGGCCGCGCAGCCAGTCCCGGGCCACGGGCAGCGCCGGCGGTGGACGAAACTACGGCAGTGGCAAGGAGACGCTCCGTTTCAAGGCCAACGGAAATGCACAGATCGAGCCAAAGTTCGACGAGGCCACGGTGGCCGGGATCGATGCCATCAATAATCTGCTCGAGTCCTTCATGGGCATCAACGACACGGAGCTGGCGTCGCAGATCTGGGATTTGGGCGACAAAAAGTCCAACTCAATGGACTTTGCCGAGTCCATTGACAACTCAGACCTCGAGTCCTTTGGCTTCACCGACGACTTCATCATCGAGCTCTGGGGTGCTATAACGGATGCCCGCCGCAAGTCCACGACCAGCCCCAAGTAG